Below is a window of Candidozyma auris chromosome 3, complete sequence DNA.
AGTTACGATTGAAAACCTTGTGATGGTCTTCTGCAAGCTTGTGTTAAATGCATCGCCtgaaaacctcatcaaTGCATTGACCGCTGTGAATGTAGTGATGCCAGACTCACAGCAACAACGCAATGGATTGGAAGCTGTTTTGCCCATCTGGTTCGGTTCATTTGAGGTTACCAGAGGTTACGAGAAGATTCAGCAAAACATCCTTGCATTGGGAAAACTTTATTCCCTCAACGACTCCAGGCTTTCTTCCATGATTGTTGATGGAGATATTATACCTTACGAAGGCGACATGATCATCACCAGGTCGAAGTCTAAAACCATGCCTCAAAAGTACACTCAGATTCCCGCTCCTGTCAAGATCCTCAAGCTACTTGCCAATGAGTTGGGATTCCAGTGCCAGCAACCTAATGCGGAGGATTACCAGATTGAAAACCGTGgcgatgatgacgataatGGTGATGACTGGGAAGATCTTGAGGACATTGGAGTTCCCACTtacgagaagctcaagtcATATGTCGACTCcgatgaagaggaggaggacgGAGCCCCTGTTGGAGACCAGACAGTGAAGGAGATGTTGgttcaattcttcaaggagTGCATTTCCAAGAATCTTGGTAATTTCCAGCAATACTATGAagctcttgatgaagacgagaagaaaatccTCACTGAGAACGTTGTGTTCTAAATGGATTTGTGTAATCTTACGCATCTTTCGTgcatggctgcgaaatctgGATCTTTCAAGATTACGAACACACAGTGATGGTCAACTACACCAAGCAAAGACATGCGTTTTAAACTAATAAATCGAATGGTGACACGCGTCGCTTATAGTTGGTACTCTGTCCAACTTTCTTAGTGGGGTAGTACTAAGCATCCCATCTCACGTCCTGTGCTACGTGTAAGGCAAATTGGAGACCACACCTCAACTCTCATGAATTCTGGTGTCGAACTTTCCTTCGAATAGATCTTATTTCTGCATTATCTGTATCTTGTCTGTTTATTGTGCTCATTGCCTCTCCATGCCTATgactcttcaagtactgCCTGCACACGAGGAGATGACCTCGATGGCCtagtacttgaagaagtaacTACCAGTTGGTCATTGGATGCACAAGAACCTCTCTAGAATCTTAACAATGACATTGTCGACAAAAATCCTACCGGTCTCTGTGTCTCTGATCACGTTCGAGGGGAATGTACCCaaaattgttgatgaggtAACCAAGTCCAATCTAGATATTGCAGCTGAtgaagtgaagaagccTGGACATGTGGTGGCGTTTCCTACTGAGACCGTCTATGGACTAGGTGGATCTGCTCTTTGCGATGAAAGTGTCCGTGCCATCTACGCTGCAAAGAACCGTCCCGCCGATAACCCCCTCATAGTGCATGTATCAAGCCATGAACAGATTGAGAGGATTCTTCTTCCCCAGCTGCACAAAATCCCAGCTATCTACGAAAAACTCATTCAGAAGTTCTGGCCCGGGCCCTTGACGATTCTCTTGCCCGTGGAAGAAGGTTCTCCTGTGCTGAAATTGACCACTGCCGGCCAGAACACTGTGGGAGTGAGAATGCCGTTGCACCCAGTTGCAAGAGCACTTATTGCACAAAGTGATACCCCATTGGCTGCTCCTTCGGCCAATGCATCCACAAGACCAAGTCCCACAATTGCCAGTCATGTATACCACGACTTGAACGGGCGCATTCCTTACATTCTAGATGGAGGTGCGTGCGATGTGGGTGTAGAGTCTACGGTGGTGGATGGGCTCACGAGTCCGCCTATGTTGCTTCGTCCTGGAGGTGTCTCTGCAGAGGATATCAGAAAATACGGAGGGGGCGAGTGGGAGAACTTGGTGATGGCGAAGATGACCGCTGACAAGTCTGAGGCGGTGAGAACCCCAGGCATGAAGTATAGACATTATCTGCCCACAGCAAAAGTGGTGCTTTTTTCTGGATGCAAGGACGGAAACATTGCAGTGAAGCGGTGGATGCAGAAGCTGCCAGAAAGAGATCCCAGTAAGATTGCATTGCTCCGAGGAGCGCTGTTCAGCAGTGCAGCCGAGTTGAACCTTGAAGGAGCTATAGAAAGGCATTTGGGCAAAAATGCTACGGAAATGGCCCAcaacttgttcaaaatGTTGCGAGAGGTGGACGAGTTGGGCGTGCTGTTGATACTTGTTGAGGGAGTTGAGGAGACTGGAGATGGGCTTGCTGTAATGAACCGGTTGGCCAAGGCAGCGTTTGAAGTAGTCCATGCAACGGATGAGAATTGAGCGGCCAAATGACTTATTTGAAGATGTTTAGAGCATTTTCAAGTTGCCAGCATATCCATGATTTTGTCATCTGCTCACCTGTTGGCAGTTGTCAGAAAGGAGCTTGAAGGAGTCTTTGTCTGTCAGATGCACTGCTTGTTAAtaggacttgaagatgcttACAGGATGAATTA
It encodes the following:
- a CDS encoding threonylcarbamoyladenylate synthase — its product is MTLSTKILPVSVSSITFEGNVPKIVDEVTKSNLDIAADEVKKPGHVVAFPTETVYGLGGSALCDESVRAIYAAKNRPADNPLIVHVSSHEQIERILLPQSHKIPAIYEKLIQKFWPGPLTILLPVEEGSPVSKLTTAGQNTVGVRMPLHPVARALIAQSDTPLAAPSANASTRPSPTIASHVYHDLNGRIPYILDGGACDVGVESTVVDGLTSPPMLLRPGGVSAEDIRKYGGGEWENLVMAKMTADKSEAVRTPGMKYRHYSPTAKVVLFSGCKDGNIAVKRWMQKSPERDPSKIALLRGASFSSAAELNLEGAIERHLGKNATEMAHNLFKMLREVDELGVSLILVEGVEETGDGLAVMNRLAKAAFEVVHATDEN